The Cyclobacteriaceae bacterium genome includes a region encoding these proteins:
- a CDS encoding PadR family transcriptional regulator gives MGKEYLGEFEELVLTMVGVLQKEAYGAAIAEEIEKRQDRNINISALHVTLYRLEDKGLIKSAFGGSTNERGGRRKRIYTVTNAGFVMLRRMKDGRLELWRLIPQLKMSGI, from the coding sequence ATGGGCAAGGAATACCTTGGAGAATTTGAAGAACTGGTACTGACTATGGTGGGTGTGCTTCAAAAAGAGGCGTACGGTGCCGCCATCGCCGAAGAAATTGAAAAACGGCAAGACCGAAACATCAACATCAGTGCGCTGCATGTTACTCTCTACCGCCTTGAAGACAAAGGTCTGATCAAATCCGCTTTCGGCGGCTCTACCAATGAACGAGGTGGTCGACGAAAACGAATCTACACCGTAACCAATGCAGGATTCGTCATGCTCCGAAGAATGAAAGACGGAAGACTCGAATTATGGAGATTGATCCCACAACTAAAGATGTCCGGGATATGA
- a CDS encoding FtsX-like permease family protein: MEIDPTTKDVRDMNDQIPQWPLKFLRAVCPDHLIEEIEGDLLQNFYKDHRKFGQRKARLRLTLNAIRYLRPEIIMRNKFSFQLINIMMLLNYFKLSLRNIRLSPLYSFINMFSLTIGLSSCLVIYLFISDELSFDSLHSNRSSVYRIYGVPHYSGNGTQKIALTNAWTGPSIAEDFPQVASFTRYWTQGKMTFTNGDDHLLINSVAAVDSTFLNIFDFNLQSGNRATALAEPNSVILTESTALKLFKNTDESLGRAITIQDTEYKITGILKDTPENSHLRFDALLSISTFGKNKMFSSTWEGSFLNTYLLLHDGADNKELESKLSDFWIRHTGIKDPDKGTTLQLQPLSDVHLQSTDMDHDYNNYRKFNGTYLKVFGITGIFILLIACVNFMNLTTARASYRWKEVGIRKSIGAKKTQLFGQFIFESTVMALLALVLAMLLDLFLIPFVNQLTGRQLLLSSLFAHPIQAGLLVAVTILLGLLTGIYPSFYMTSFNVTSVLKGGIKTQGRSIFQNSLVVLQFGLAIGLIIGTLVVTRQLSFMKNTDIGFTKDQIILVGMNGEVNKKLEVLRTEWLRNQSVSGVTASSQRLGTNLNGWGFKVKTDTGIYNFVPSNLNVDFDYLKVYGITLNDGRDFSREFLTDNGKAFIINETMARELNMKQPVGIPAGQSWYENDSLGAIIGVAKDFNYNSLYSKIGMLAIVCKPEWGYDEISIKIDGAHAKEIIPALKEVWDKNITTYPFTYSFLDEHVDNLYKSDQQMSSVISITAIFAIFISCMGLFGLVAITMNKKIKEIGIRKVLGATNFQISSMLSSSFTKLILISFVMICPVTYYLLFKWLESFSYRITMSPWLFLSGGLITIIIALLTISYHTIRSARENPVNALRYE; this comes from the coding sequence ATGGAGATTGATCCCACAACTAAAGATGTCCGGGATATGAATGACCAGATACCTCAATGGCCATTAAAATTCTTAAGAGCCGTCTGCCCTGACCACCTGATCGAAGAGATCGAAGGCGACCTCCTGCAGAATTTCTATAAAGACCATAGAAAGTTTGGACAACGAAAAGCAAGGTTAAGATTAACCCTGAATGCCATCCGCTATTTGCGGCCGGAAATTATTATGCGAAACAAGTTTTCATTTCAACTAATCAATATCATGATGTTACTCAACTACTTTAAACTCTCCCTCAGAAACATCAGGCTCAGTCCGCTCTACTCCTTTATCAACATGTTCAGTCTTACCATCGGACTGTCCTCATGCCTGGTCATCTATCTCTTCATTTCCGATGAGCTCAGCTTTGACTCTCTCCATTCAAACAGATCTTCTGTCTATCGCATCTATGGAGTGCCTCATTATTCCGGAAACGGCACCCAAAAGATTGCATTGACGAATGCATGGACTGGCCCATCCATTGCCGAAGACTTCCCACAGGTTGCAAGCTTCACGCGCTACTGGACTCAGGGAAAAATGACATTCACAAATGGCGATGATCACCTTTTGATTAACAGTGTTGCCGCCGTTGACAGCACTTTCCTCAACATCTTTGACTTCAATCTGCAATCCGGCAATCGCGCCACTGCCCTCGCCGAACCCAATTCTGTGATCCTTACGGAATCAACAGCATTAAAACTTTTCAAAAATACCGATGAGTCTCTCGGGCGAGCGATCACCATTCAGGACACTGAATATAAAATTACCGGGATCCTCAAAGACACTCCAGAAAACTCTCACCTGAGGTTCGATGCTCTTCTTTCCATTTCAACTTTTGGGAAAAATAAAATGTTCAGCTCCACCTGGGAAGGAAGTTTCTTAAACACCTACCTCCTGCTTCACGATGGTGCAGACAACAAAGAGCTTGAATCAAAGCTCTCCGACTTCTGGATCCGGCACACGGGCATAAAAGATCCTGACAAGGGAACAACATTACAATTGCAGCCACTATCAGATGTTCATTTGCAATCCACGGATATGGATCACGACTACAACAACTATCGAAAGTTTAATGGTACTTATCTGAAAGTCTTTGGGATCACAGGCATCTTCATATTATTGATCGCTTGCGTGAATTTTATGAACCTTACCACGGCTCGGGCGTCCTACCGTTGGAAAGAAGTTGGCATTCGAAAATCTATTGGAGCAAAGAAAACGCAACTCTTCGGGCAATTTATTTTTGAATCAACGGTAATGGCACTGCTGGCGTTGGTATTAGCCATGCTCCTTGACCTGTTCCTGATTCCATTCGTAAATCAACTTACCGGACGACAACTTCTGCTTTCATCATTGTTTGCTCATCCCATACAGGCCGGATTGCTGGTAGCAGTAACCATACTCCTCGGTTTGTTAACGGGAATCTATCCTTCATTCTACATGACTTCATTCAATGTTACTTCCGTATTAAAGGGTGGAATTAAAACTCAGGGGAGATCCATCTTCCAGAACTCTTTGGTCGTTCTGCAATTCGGATTGGCCATCGGATTGATCATCGGCACACTGGTCGTCACACGCCAGCTTTCCTTCATGAAGAATACTGACATCGGCTTCACCAAAGATCAGATCATACTGGTGGGAATGAATGGGGAAGTCAACAAAAAGCTTGAAGTCCTAAGAACAGAATGGCTGCGTAACCAGTCTGTGTCGGGGGTGACAGCCTCCAGTCAACGACTTGGCACCAACCTGAACGGATGGGGCTTTAAAGTAAAGACCGACACAGGGATCTATAATTTTGTACCGTCCAATCTGAATGTTGATTTCGACTATTTGAAAGTGTATGGGATCACGTTGAATGATGGCAGGGACTTTTCACGCGAATTTCTTACGGATAATGGAAAGGCGTTCATCATCAATGAGACGATGGCGCGTGAGCTGAACATGAAACAGCCTGTTGGCATCCCTGCCGGACAATCGTGGTATGAAAATGATTCACTGGGTGCCATTATCGGAGTGGCGAAAGATTTCAATTATAATTCATTGTATTCGAAGATCGGAATGCTTGCCATCGTCTGTAAGCCTGAGTGGGGATATGATGAGATCTCCATTAAAATTGATGGCGCTCATGCAAAAGAAATAATTCCTGCACTTAAAGAGGTATGGGATAAGAACATCACGACCTACCCTTTCACCTATTCTTTCCTCGACGAGCATGTTGATAATCTATACAAGTCTGATCAGCAGATGAGTTCTGTGATATCCATCACCGCGATCTTTGCGATCTTCATTTCGTGTATGGGTTTGTTTGGACTGGTGGCGATTACCATGAACAAAAAAATAAAAGAGATTGGAATCCGTAAGGTGCTCGGAGCAACTAATTTTCAGATCAGTTCGATGCTATCCTCAAGTTTCACAAAGCTGATACTAATATCGTTTGTAATGATCTGCCCGGTAACGTACTATTTATTGTTCAAATGGCTGGAGAGTTTCAGTTACCGGATCACGATGAGTCCGTGGTTATTTTTGTCCGGAGGGTTGATCACGATTATCATCGCGCTGCTGACTATAAGTTATCATACGATACGATCAGCGCGTGAAAATCCGGTGAATGCTTTGAGGTATGAGTAG
- a CDS encoding GNAT family N-acetyltransferase, producing MKVNVVHTNPADLDMIYGLFEQSISYQEKHGYPVWRNYDHNAIVRDIENKNQYKVLVDSKVAIIFSVCYTDKVIWRTMDHGDSIYLHRIVVNPEFKGQKLFGRIMEWAIEHSQQRSLKSIRMDTWAANPNIIEYYKGFGFSFIETYTTPDTEELPVHNRNLALTLLEYKL from the coding sequence ATGAAAGTGAATGTAGTCCATACCAATCCGGCCGATCTTGATATGATCTATGGGTTGTTTGAACAGTCCATCAGCTATCAGGAAAAACACGGTTATCCCGTCTGGAGGAACTACGACCATAATGCCATCGTTCGCGACATCGAAAATAAAAATCAGTACAAAGTTCTCGTCGACTCAAAAGTTGCCATCATCTTCAGCGTCTGCTATACCGACAAAGTGATCTGGCGCACGATGGACCACGGAGATTCTATTTACCTCCACAGGATTGTGGTAAACCCCGAGTTCAAAGGTCAGAAGCTTTTTGGAAGAATTATGGAATGGGCTATCGAACACTCTCAGCAAAGATCTCTCAAGAGCATCCGTATGGATACCTGGGCAGCCAATCCCAATATCATTGAATACTATAAAGGATTCGGTTTCTCATTTATAGAAACATACACCACACCGGACACTGAGGAATTGCCGGTTCATAACAGAAACCTGGCCCTGACGTTGCTGGAGTACAAACTTTAA
- a CDS encoding DUF4349 domain-containing protein — protein sequence MKIHLLLFATLFIFSCSKDKSRLELAPSGEQQSSMNEALSSAPNVSVERKLIKNGDLSFKTDDTKKTKAEIEKIVKEFNGYISTESQNNYGDRLQYSQIIRVPSARFEELIQKIEAIAEEVESRNISSQDVTEEFIDTEARVKTKKELEARYREILKEAKTVADILAIEAQIGAVRTEIESAEGRLNYLKSQVSFSTLNVTYYKTIGTDFGFASRFVDSLGYGWNNLLTFIIGLAMLWPFMIMIIVGGWWWFRRKKKS from the coding sequence ATGAAGATCCATCTGCTGCTCTTTGCAACTCTATTCATCTTTTCCTGCAGTAAAGACAAGTCCCGTCTTGAGTTGGCGCCATCCGGCGAGCAACAGAGTAGTATGAATGAAGCGCTCTCCTCCGCTCCTAACGTTTCAGTGGAACGCAAGCTCATTAAAAACGGAGATCTGAGTTTCAAAACAGATGACACGAAAAAGACCAAAGCTGAAATAGAAAAAATCGTCAAAGAATTCAACGGATATATCTCAACAGAAAGTCAGAATAATTATGGAGACAGACTTCAATACAGTCAGATCATTCGCGTGCCCTCGGCACGATTCGAAGAACTTATTCAGAAGATAGAGGCGATCGCTGAAGAAGTAGAGTCAAGGAATATTTCAAGTCAGGATGTAACCGAAGAATTTATTGACACAGAAGCGCGGGTAAAAACAAAAAAAGAACTGGAAGCGAGGTATCGCGAGATCCTGAAAGAAGCCAAAACTGTTGCTGACATTCTTGCCATTGAAGCACAGATCGGTGCCGTGAGAACAGAAATTGAATCGGCAGAAGGAAGACTCAACTATTTAAAAAGTCAGGTCTCTTTCAGCACACTCAACGTTACCTATTACAAAACAATTGGTACGGATTTCGGATTTGCCTCAAGATTCGTTGATTCACTTGGCTATGGATGGAACAATCTCCTGACTTTTATAATCGGTCTTGCCATGCTTTGGCCGTTCATGATCATGATTATCGTCGGAGGATGGTGGTGGTTTCGGCGCAAAAAGAAATCCTGA
- a CDS encoding Na+/H+ antiporter NhaC family protein: MILEKGRFSALLPLLVFLLVYLTSSIVLGDFYKMPVLVAFLISAVVGFVQYPRLPFGPKVDVFSQGMGDANIMLMCFIFLLAGAFAQISKSIGAVDSTVNFALAYLSPSLIVAGLFMIACFISLSLGTSVGTVVALAPIAVGLNESIPGVLAVSLAAVVGGAMFGDNLSMISDTTIAATRTQGVGMKEKFKVNFFIALPPAIITFLIYTFSGVVSNETVIVHSTDYSIIKIVPYIFVLATALMGLNVIWVLISGILLTAVVGFSTGSIDGWQAISATNAGMASMFELSLTCMIIGGIVGLIRYQGGIDYILYHVSRLIKTKRGGELGIASLTGLVNFAIANNTITILIAGPLAKTIADRNGIDGRRSASILDTISCFVQGIIPYGAQMLAAVAIAKQQVSPIDILGNLYYPFLLGLATIVFIFIGKK; the protein is encoded by the coding sequence ATGATCTTAGAGAAAGGCAGATTCTCAGCCCTGCTTCCGCTGCTCGTCTTCTTGCTGGTGTATCTCACAAGCTCTATTGTGCTCGGCGACTTTTATAAAATGCCGGTGCTGGTGGCGTTCCTGATTTCAGCAGTGGTAGGATTTGTTCAATATCCACGATTACCATTTGGTCCAAAGGTGGATGTCTTCTCGCAGGGAATGGGCGACGCGAACATCATGCTCATGTGCTTTATCTTTTTGCTGGCGGGTGCTTTCGCCCAGATCAGCAAAAGCATCGGCGCCGTTGACTCCACCGTAAATTTTGCACTGGCATATCTATCACCAAGTCTTATCGTAGCAGGACTCTTCATGATTGCCTGCTTTATATCACTTTCACTCGGAACTTCCGTTGGAACAGTAGTGGCACTTGCACCCATTGCCGTCGGGTTGAATGAATCCATACCCGGAGTGCTGGCTGTATCATTGGCAGCAGTAGTGGGTGGAGCAATGTTCGGAGATAATCTATCAATGATCTCCGATACTACCATTGCGGCAACGCGCACACAGGGAGTGGGGATGAAAGAAAAATTTAAGGTCAACTTCTTTATTGCCCTGCCGCCGGCGATCATCACATTTCTGATCTACACTTTTTCCGGAGTGGTTTCCAATGAAACGGTGATCGTTCATTCTACCGATTACTCCATCATCAAGATCGTTCCTTATATTTTTGTACTGGCAACGGCGCTGATGGGATTGAATGTGATCTGGGTTCTGATCAGCGGTATCTTATTAACAGCGGTTGTCGGATTCTCCACCGGTTCCATTGATGGGTGGCAGGCGATCTCAGCGACGAATGCGGGAATGGCATCCATGTTTGAGTTGAGTCTGACATGTATGATCATCGGTGGAATTGTCGGACTGATCCGCTACCAGGGAGGTATTGATTATATTCTCTATCATGTTTCACGGTTGATCAAAACAAAAAGAGGAGGAGAGCTTGGGATTGCAAGTCTTACAGGACTTGTAAACTTTGCCATCGCGAATAATACCATTACTATTCTTATTGCCGGTCCCCTGGCTAAAACCATTGCCGATAGAAATGGTATTGATGGACGGCGCAGTGCCAGTATTCTTGATACCATTTCATGTTTTGTTCAGGGCATCATTCCTTATGGAGCGCAGATGCTGGCAGCGGTAGCCATTGCAAAGCAGCAGGTTTCACCGATCGACATCCTTGGAAATCTCTACTATCCTTTCCTGTTGGGATTGGCCACCATCGTGTTTATTTTTATCGGAAAGAAGTGA